The Aedes albopictus strain Foshan chromosome 2, AalbF5, whole genome shotgun sequence region TTGGTTGCTTGGATGAAGGGGCGAAAAAGCAGATCAAGTTAAGGCGTCGCTTACAGCGAAATCAAAGGCAGGCGAATAAACTGGGGGAGCGAGTGGCGTCATGAAATTGTACTGATTTGTTCCTGACCTTAACATCTTGAAGTTAAATCTAtggttccaccatggcacgtctctagtagaagacgattgtatggtgggacaacttctgttaaaggaattgatgatactttcatttaccctttgagaaaatgattttaACTTTTGGGtcgaatcaatagtttctcccattgtacatgaatgcgtattcaacaattctacatattgatcccagtttttcctcctgggatttctaaatgcaattctagaataatctccaccactccaattgaagattatgtgtttatgatcagatagagaaatctcatctgacacgtgccagtttgtgatcttgtcaaagattgcagcattgcacagtgttagatccaagacctcttgtctgattacatttgagaaagtaggtttatcaccattattgcaaatgtctatattgttggaagacagatactctaatagtgactcacctcgactgttaatatccttactaccccaaaccgtgtgatgcacattggcgtcacagccaatgataaacgatttgttgttttctttacagaattgaacaaatgatgcgatcttaggaggaggtacctcaggaacatcaccagcaaagtaagctgaagccacagcgatctcagttttacctctagtggttggtacctctaccatgaccgcaacaatgtcctttctgataaactctgtaataggatagcattttaacgttttgcgtactaataCAGTGGTTCTGggcgaatcttgttgctcatcataaaatagtttactattttgtgtcagaactccaagaatctttcgtttattggaccatggctcttgaataagcgccactacgtacgaacttaattcctgccataaaaaattcatttacccacttttattaagcctcggaattgagacgtaagaaaaggtgccgattatcccggagacaaataaggtccactgcgtcattgctccgtttaacacataCTGtgaagggtgccctggtacttcacaggctccgttcacggttaagtttttataagaccccctaaccattcatttctaggcacggtacgcttaacaccatgaattaggggtcgcttgtttggtggacttttaacaccggattaggcaatccgtagtgatattcttaaccagttgagggaactgctaccgccactacacgactaactaggctgatcgggaacagaaattaatattgatgatcaacttttttagagcccgaacagccggcaactGTAAGAATATAAAACTTCATTGGTCTACATTAGTTTACTGAGCTGAGATACCAGTTCAgctttagttgaaaaaaaaaaggttttcaaaGCGGTATTTAACCCTTCTTGTGGGTGTAAGAAGGATAAAATGGTTCATTCTAAGTCGATCAGTGTTCGGCAACAGCCATTCAGCTTTGCGTACACTAAACGTGTGCAGTGGTGTGCTAGGTATCAATGAAACAGCATAGTAGGCAAGGAATTTAGCTTCTGCTCattcaaatgttttcaaaacAGAAACATAGTTCTATTATTAGCCACACTAGAGAAAGCATGAAAACTACCACCATGAATCAATCAATATGTGTCGCACGCGCGTCTCATCAAAGAGTGCTAAATTAACGTTTGAAGAATTTATTTGGCGGCAGATTAGAAACACATCTCTGTGGGCACATGATCGATAACGGATCATACGTGTTAGACATAAAAAAGCATTTGATTGACTCCATACACCTTACGAAAAGGCATACGTTTCAGATTATTTGCATTAAGAGGAAAGTTTATTAAAATTCATGATAAGGCTACTCATTTAAGTCTGTCCTATATAAATCGCCTTTTATACCTTATTGCATCGGAAGGAACTTGCACTTGGAACATACTTGGAAGCGACATCAAATTTTGATTAGCAAGCCTGCAAATGATGACGAAAACAAGTCCAATCATAAGCCCCAATCAAAGCTATCGACAGTGACGTTCCCCCCATTTATCAATACTATCATACGTATACGTTTGGTGCGCTTACTTTTCAATCAGCAGCAGCATCCAATGAGATTTGTAAGATGATGATTACACAACTCTAACCTCCCATCCGAATGAAGAAAAATCCTTTCCCCCCAGACTGGCTGCACATAGAAAACTTCAAGATATTCTTGCACTTCCAGCATTCATTGCACTCCTCCTTCACAATGTTACATAACCAATGGGATTACTGGGATTTGCTGAACCAGAACTCACTTTTGGATACTGCTTTTCCGAGCTGCTTCACAGGTCAGCGCCCTGCTGGCGGTTCCCCGGAGAATCCGGCGCGACCCCTGGAGCAGGAGCTTCTCATTCCGTACGGCGATGGTTCGTAACATTCTTTTTCTTCCTCTTCGACCAGGCGGCGACCTTCACAAATCAGCGGAATCCGACCGGCAAAAAATTGGCTGGATCACTACTTCGGCGACGGCAAACTTTTCTTTCGTTTTCCCAATCCGTCCGAACGAGGCACAGCTGCTGGGAGACTTTTGTAGGTCTTCTCACTTTCCCAGGACGACGGGGAGTTTCGATACGGGAGCAAAACACTATCAATCCGCGACGACCGACTACCACCCGGACACGACCTTCTTGCGACGTTTGATAGGTCAATCTGTGAAGACGACACGagagacgacggcgacgacgacgaaatCCTACCACATACAGAGATGGATGACGATTTTTCGCGTGTGCCGATGGTGCCGATGCAAAACAGTGCAGAAACGTCAAACGAAAAAAGTGTTGTGTGGGTGAGTTGTTTTTGCGGGAGAACTGTCATGCTGCCATCTGACTTTGAGGGACTTGTTGTGGGACATATGCTCGCACACTGAATCAAAGCGGCCAGCAAACATCTCTCTGAGTTCTGACCACTAAAATAAATATACGGAGcaactttttatttttgttttaaatagggcagtgcatgaaattatctccttctctttcactcttacagacattttgtaaacaacaaggccacgaaacgtcaaaatcccatacaaaatcaaaacagtgcggtgccctatttcAAGGATGCACCACCAAATCAAAGTCGCGGCTTGCTTGAGAGTTGCGAAGTTATCTCATGCGAAGCTAATGTCAAAGCTAAAGCAATGGACTGACGAAGGCGTCGTCATAGCGACGTCCTCAAACCGTGAACAAACGGTCAACGGGACGCCTTACAATAGAAGTACAAGTATAGAACGCTAGAGGCGCTGTTCCTCCATACAATGGCTGTGATCAAGATGTTTCCGAGGATGTTTCAtccatagtagccatgattttccGAAAACGTAAACGCTGGTACTTAATGTGTCAAAATCGGATGTTGTTTTGGTATGCAATCAAGAGAAAATGGAACGATGAACGATGGATGGTGGATCAGATTTTATTTTTGTGCAGCAAGAAACCTGAGCATGACAGTGTGAGACGAGTGATAAAACCATGGTTAAAACTATGTGGAACTTCCGGAAGTTCGATTCTACAAATTATGGGATGCTACTTCACTCCGTGAGCTAGATTTTTGCGTGCCTTTAcagaaaagtttgataaactccAATTCCCCAACACCCCCTGCCCCGGAAAATTGTGGTCGGATATCTGCATTTCGAGTTGGGGCAAAAAAAGTCACATTTGTTCTGGCTTTATAACTGTTTATTTGCAACATTTATGCTTTGAGTTCACAACATACACATCTAGCGAACTAGGCTCGTCAACTGGAATCGTTGGGAACTGGTACCGTATAGGTTTCGTTAAAACTTTGTCGGAAAATGGTAGGTGCTGCTAGCTGCAGACATCGAAAACCTTTCAGCCATGATTTCAGCTGCAAATCCTGTTCATATTCCTTCACACAAATCGTCCATTGGGCCATTATCAAGTCTTTCGGCAATCTGTAAAAATTCAATAAGTAATGGTTGCTGCTAAtgacttaaaaattgaaatacctGTGAAATGATACTCCAAGACATCTCTTTTACCGGCTGGACGAAGTGAAGCTCTTGATAGCACACATTAAACCAATACTTGAAACACTACCGCGCGTACGGTCGAAATCAAATTCTTTGCCGTGATTGAATCTGTGTTTTGATTTTCAAGTACGGTTACTCTGataacaaatgagagaatttgaCAGTTTGAGGACCGCTCCTAAATTAAGcacactagatgttagtcacaagaTCTGCAGCGCCATTGAAAGTCTAAAATATGTCTATTCGCCTTACACACCAATCTAAAAAGAGCAATTTTCACAAAAATATAGTTCAACAAcgaatttagaaattttatttgcaCAAATTTCACTATATACTGTTTCATTTTTGTTTATTATGAACATTACTGTTATGAATTGGAATGAAAAGTATCTCAACaatgtatagggcactgcatgaaattctatccttctctttcactcttacagaaattttgtaaacaacaaggccacgaaacgtcaaaatcccatacaaaatcaaaacagtgcagtgccctatatgcgGCTCAATTGTGTAAAACATTTCGACATTCTTTTACTTGCATTTAGGTACTTTATCGGTAAAGTGCATATAAGTTCGCAGCTTCCAAAGTGAGCTGCGATCGGActttgatttttatcaaaattgataatattcgcccccaaaacgacgattcgaccgcttgggcaGTAAGTGCCCGAAATAGGTCCCTCTGCtcaaatggtctcagaccctgTTGAAATGAACAGAAAATTTTGGCtcagtgtttgaaaatatttcagcacTTGTTCAGCTCCTATGCGGAAATCGTGGAACATATTGGAATTGGTTGATGTCTTAGATGAATAATTTCATTTTAAACGCCTAAAAATTTCTATTTGGCCAAAGTAGTGTCGAATTTATTTTATTCCGCTAAACTTCTACTACACGAAAACTATTTCATGAGTTTGTGTATTAAATGCATTAAATGaacaaaattaagaaattttgttttatcatatTTCTATCTACATATTTACAAAGCCGTCTATGAGGTCTATGGATGTGCTCTCTATCCGGAAACCTGCGGGTAgagaaaaaaattaaagaaaggcTGTGAAATATTTCAGCTAGTTGTTCGGGCAAAGAAGGCCggggaaatttgaattttaaaattttcacattcCTGATTTGCTTCCTGGCCGCACAGTTCACAAATTCGAAATGGTAAAGATATTTTGGATTACAATTGTAGAGATAACTTTCCTTACTCCAGGTTTCTCCCCCGCAGGCTCAATCCCACAGTCGTAGCCGGACTCCACCGCGAAGCTACCGGAAGAACGACAGCAGTGAAGGCCGCTGTCGGGAGCATCGACATCGCAGCCGTAGGCATGGTCACGGATCGTCCCGGCGACGTCGTCATCACTACCGAAGCATAAGCAGCCCCAGCAGCATTAGTGAAACGTCGGCCTGTTCGTCATGCCGTTCGACGCCGGCACGATCGATCCGTCCGGTGGATCCTCCGAAGAGCACATGCCTTGGTGTGTTCGGGCTGAGTAGCTACACCACCGAAGCCAATCTGATGGATGTGTTCTCGCCGTACGGTACCATCGACAAAGCCATGATTGTTTACGATGCCAAGACGAAGGCCTCCCGTGGGTTTGGGTTCGTGTACTTCCAGGAGCAGAGTTCGGCCACGGAGGCCAAACTGCAGTGCAACGGAATGGAACTGCACGAGCGAACGATCCGGGTGGATTATTCGGTGACCGAGCGGCCGCATACGCCCACACCGGGAGTGTACATGGGGGCTAGATGTACTGAGAAACGGAAGCACCGTAGTACCCAAAGCTACAGAGGACAAAGTTACGAGTAAGtagtttttaaaattaaaaacagTCATATCGAAGAGAACCTGtatatagggtctgggatcatttgggcaggagcacatattttgggcacttgctgctataactcagtcaattttgaaccgattgacttaatttttgagacacgatcagatacgcaaaattcaagtcaatcggtttgatgttgactgagttatagcagcaagtgcccagaaTAGGTGCTCGTGACCAAAATTTCCCAGACTATAGGGCGTCGCAGAAAGTTTACTGTCCATTTAAGTAAGCAACCTAATAACCATATCCCCACAACATTCGTTTTAGGTAGTATTGCAGACTACATtccaaattgggtttttaaattttgaaaattgaattgatttttcgtttttatacgaaagagcatatttttctgagccaccatgattttttttctgatttttagaacttaattgtgatacctaaaatcaatttcaaagatattttttgaaatcaccttttgacagctgggcaactgcttgacagctccgcccagtacaaaatgcgaccaggggtgattcgacaaatcgctcccatacaaacttcaaatttatttttaaataggttcccgagctccaaaattcatgaaaatttggatttcggctcagtttggcatgtagattcagaatatgggattatctcaacaccactaaagaagccaattggactatcacacttcttatagtacgcctaaaaagtgtgataaaagtgcacatttgcctcggatcgtctcgacgtcttcggagcacttattcctccatttacaaggaataagtgcaccgaagacctcaatttgATCCGACGTATCcatgcgctgtaatcacactttgaaggtgtgtgcacactattgtgtcagtccaatttggggtgcagtcagcaatatataTGCATGCAGGTGAATGCACTTCTTGAAatgtttcccttcttttaaaatagGCTATTCATTCGAGTTTGCACTGTCCAATCGTGTACTGTTTCAGAGTTATTTGGCAGCCAAACTATTAATATCTCTAtaaaaatttttccttcttctcatcagaagctgttctttcgagttggagTGTTACATAGTTTATTTGCAGACcaactactaactccatagggGATTTGTTCTTTTTgcaataataggctgttctttcaagttgagtttttcagaaatcactggcggccaaactggcaacttgttctgatattttcctttttttttagaatagacTGTTCTAACttcttactgtatatgagatttgtccttcttcaatgtatccagctttttacgctggcattccataaaacttgAATCACCCCTCTCTGACAtgtcttgccgacactataattttATTATGGTTGGATCGAAGCAAGCTCGTCAGTGTTGAAAATTTGGTTGTGGatgaaaaaacccaaattaatccacctagaggtgatagtgcctttctcgtcgtatatgttctcacgatctttccgtcgacgtaagtcaaagtgttcctgaatcctgatattttttaagaaaagcaagcattttatcaaagccatcattgaattgacttaaaactttattgatggcacatactccgacgttgtgttcagcgtaaaagcagagctgaataatatcagatttctcagttgactgcttgagtaccttcactaacattgggagctgatcaatatcaagacgatactaacaagttaagatataactttttacacattcgcAGATCATTTTgcagtcttcgataaagttttttttgcacattctaggttatattttattgaccgttaaaaacaagaacgtagtgagtatagtgagacgtctgtttgtatgtgggtttaatatgtcaagattttgttctcttacacatatttatcgcttgcattaattttatttactttcgtagttccggcgaagcatcaaacgctggttgtgaaaccctaccagtagtctctaatgcggtatgagcctattttctagttaactgttcctcaggttattaaaaaaagccgtaatgtgatgtgtcgcatggtacatttggttgctttccggaacaggttccggagcaccaccgggtctcccaaatatagtctgaggcaatatcattgctaacgtacatcaggta contains the following coding sequences:
- the LOC109425089 gene encoding transformer-2 protein homolog alpha — protein: MAQSHSRSRTPPRSYRKNDSSEGRCREHRHRSRRHGHGSSRRRRHHYRSISSPSSISETSACSSCRSTPARSIRPVDPPKSTCLGVFGLSSYTTEANLMDVFSPYGTIDKAMIVYDAKTKASRGFGFVYFQEQSSATEAKLQCNGMELHERTIRVDYSVTERPHTPTPGVYMGARCTEKRKHRSTQSYRGQSYDDDYHHHHRRSRRSRSRSRHRHHRSSHRRHHRRNRSPSYSSSIDSRRSYR